A DNA window from Aureibaculum sp. 2308TA14-22 contains the following coding sequences:
- a CDS encoding ribonucleoside-diphosphate reductase subunit alpha: MYVLKRDGKREPVMFDKITSRVRKMCYGLNKLVDPVKVAMRVIEGLYDGVSTSELDSLAAEIAATMTVQHPDYAKLAARIAVSNLHKNTKKSFSDTMTDLYQYVNPRTGKKGPMIADDVYKIIQKNAEKLDSTIIYNRDFNYDFFGFKTLERSYLLRINGNIVERPQHMLMRVSIGIHLDDIDAAIETYELMSKKYFTHATPTLFNAGTPKPQMSSCFLLQMQEDSIDGIYDTLKQTARISQSAGGIGLSLHNIRATGSYIRGTNGTSNGIVPMLRVFNDTARYVDQGGGKRKGSFAMYLEPWHADIFDFLDLKKNHGKEEMRARDLFYAMWIPDLFMKRVQEDGEWTLMCPNECPHLFDTYGDEFEKLYEGYEKVGKGRKTIQARELWEKILESQIETGTPYMLYKDSVNRKSNQKNLGTIRSSNLCTEIMEYTAKDEVAVCNLASIAMPMFISEDAEGKKYFNHKKLFDVTKKATRNLDTVIDRNYYPVKEAENSNFRHRPIGLGIQGLADAFIMLRLPFTSDEAKKLNQDIFETLYFAAVTSSMEIAKAKGAYSTFKGSPMSEGEFQFNMWNVSEDDLSGNWDWKKLRKNVMKHGVRNSLLVAPMPTASTSQILGNNEAFEPYTSNIYTRRVLSGEFIVVNKHLLEDLVELNLWDNTMKESIMRANGSIQHIEEIPQELKDLYKTVWELSMKDIIDMARQRGYFIDQSQSLNLFLKDPDYGKLTSMHYYAWKSGLKTGMYYLRTKSAVNATQFTLTNTKKEEIKKPEAVALETQVNVEKSSTPVISDDTSMTPEEYKAMIALAKESQGDDDCLMCGS, from the coding sequence ATGTATGTACTAAAAAGAGACGGAAAGAGAGAGCCAGTAATGTTTGACAAAATTACCTCTAGGGTAAGAAAAATGTGTTACGGATTAAACAAACTGGTCGATCCTGTAAAAGTTGCCATGCGTGTTATTGAAGGGCTTTACGATGGTGTTTCAACTTCTGAATTGGATAGTTTAGCTGCTGAGATTGCCGCTACTATGACCGTTCAACATCCTGATTATGCTAAATTAGCTGCTAGGATTGCCGTTTCTAACTTACATAAAAACACCAAAAAATCATTCTCAGATACAATGACGGACTTGTACCAATACGTAAATCCACGTACTGGTAAAAAAGGACCAATGATTGCTGATGATGTTTATAAAATTATTCAAAAGAATGCTGAAAAATTAGATTCTACCATAATTTATAATCGTGATTTTAATTATGACTTTTTTGGCTTTAAAACTTTAGAACGATCATATTTATTAAGAATAAACGGAAACATAGTTGAGCGTCCTCAACATATGTTAATGCGTGTGTCTATCGGTATTCATTTAGATGATATTGATGCGGCAATTGAGACATATGAGTTAATGAGTAAAAAATATTTTACTCATGCCACTCCTACTTTGTTTAATGCAGGTACACCAAAACCACAAATGTCATCTTGTTTTTTATTGCAAATGCAAGAAGATAGTATAGATGGTATTTACGATACGCTAAAACAAACCGCAAGAATTTCTCAATCTGCTGGCGGTATTGGCTTGTCTTTGCATAATATTAGGGCTACAGGTTCATACATTAGAGGTACTAATGGTACTTCAAACGGTATTGTACCTATGTTACGTGTTTTTAACGATACTGCACGTTATGTAGATCAAGGTGGTGGTAAACGTAAAGGTTCTTTTGCTATGTATTTAGAGCCTTGGCATGCTGATATTTTCGACTTTTTAGATTTAAAAAAGAATCACGGTAAAGAAGAAATGCGTGCTCGCGATTTATTTTATGCCATGTGGATTCCTGATTTATTTATGAAACGCGTACAAGAAGACGGTGAATGGACGTTGATGTGCCCTAACGAGTGTCCGCATTTATTTGATACCTATGGTGACGAATTTGAAAAATTATATGAAGGTTATGAAAAAGTAGGAAAAGGAAGAAAAACCATCCAAGCTCGTGAGTTATGGGAGAAAATATTAGAATCTCAAATTGAAACGGGTACACCTTACATGTTGTATAAAGATTCGGTAAACAGAAAATCGAATCAGAAGAATTTAGGTACAATCCGTTCTTCAAATTTATGTACCGAAATTATGGAATATACGGCAAAAGACGAAGTTGCTGTATGTAATCTGGCTTCTATTGCAATGCCTATGTTTATTAGTGAAGATGCTGAAGGTAAAAAATATTTTAACCATAAAAAGTTGTTTGACGTTACAAAAAAAGCAACTCGTAATTTAGACACGGTAATTGATAGAAATTATTATCCTGTAAAAGAAGCTGAAAATTCTAATTTCCGTCATAGACCAATTGGGTTAGGTATTCAAGGACTAGCAGACGCATTTATTATGTTACGTTTACCGTTTACCTCTGACGAAGCCAAAAAACTAAATCAAGATATTTTTGAAACACTTTATTTTGCTGCAGTAACCTCGTCTATGGAAATTGCTAAAGCAAAAGGAGCCTATTCTACATTTAAAGGTTCTCCAATGTCAGAAGGCGAATTCCAATTTAATATGTGGAATGTTTCTGAAGATGATCTTAGTGGAAATTGGGACTGGAAAAAATTGCGTAAAAATGTAATGAAACATGGTGTGCGTAATTCGTTATTAGTTGCACCAATGCCAACAGCATCTACTTCTCAGATTTTAGGAAACAACGAAGCTTTTGAGCCTTATACTTCAAATATTTATACTCGAAGAGTACTTTCGGGAGAGTTTATTGTGGTTAACAAGCATTTGTTAGAAGATTTAGTAGAGCTTAATCTTTGGGACAATACAATGAAAGAAAGTATTATGCGTGCAAATGGTTCTATTCAACATATCGAGGAAATTCCACAAGAATTAAAAGACTTGTATAAAACAGTTTGGGAATTGAGCATGAAAGATATCATAGATATGGCTCGTCAAAGAGGATATTTTATCGATCAATCTCAGTCGTTGAACTTATTCTTAAAAGATCCTGATTATGGTAAACTGACTTCAATGCATTATTACGCTTGGAAATCTGGCTTAAAAACTGGTATGTATTATCTAAGAACTAAATCAGCAGTAAATGCTACTCAATTTACCTTAACTAACACAAAGAAAGAAGAAATTAAGAAGCCAGAAGCTGTGGCACTTGAAACACAAGTGAATGTTGAAAAATCTTCAACTCCCGTAATTTCAGATGATACTTCAATGACACCAGAAGAGTATAAAGCAATGATTGCCTTGGCTAAAGAAAGTCAAGGTGATGATGATTGTTTAATGTGTGGATCTTAG
- a CDS encoding HupE/UreJ family protein, translating into MEDFILYLKLGLYHVLDWEAYDHIWFLVALAVIYNFNNLKKVIWLVTLFTIGHTLTLALAAYKVISIDIAIVEFLIPVTIFITAVVNILTVKKELQKSSNINLVFALVFGLIHGLGFSNYFRMLMDESEAKLVPLLEFALGIEIAQVIIVMAILTSGYVAQYFFKVSKRDWVLVLSSIVIGVVIPMLSERIFW; encoded by the coding sequence ATGGAAGATTTTATCTTATACTTGAAATTAGGCTTATACCATGTGTTGGATTGGGAGGCTTACGATCATATATGGTTTTTGGTGGCCTTAGCGGTAATCTACAATTTTAATAATTTGAAAAAAGTAATTTGGCTAGTAACGCTTTTTACCATTGGCCACACGCTTACATTAGCCTTGGCGGCTTACAAAGTGATAAGCATAGATATTGCCATTGTTGAGTTTTTAATTCCCGTAACTATTTTTATTACAGCGGTTGTTAATATTCTTACCGTTAAAAAAGAATTGCAAAAAAGTTCTAATATAAATTTGGTTTTCGCCTTAGTCTTTGGATTAATACACGGGCTAGGCTTTTCTAATTATTTTAGAATGCTTATGGACGAAAGCGAGGCCAAATTAGTGCCTTTACTGGAATTTGCCCTAGGTATAGAAATTGCCCAAGTAATTATAGTAATGGCAATTTTAACATCGGGTTATGTGGCACAGTACTTTTTCAAGGTTTCAAAAAGAGATTGGGTACTGGTACTCTCTTCTATAGTTATTGGTGTAGTAATACCTATGCTATCAGAACGTATATTTTGGTAA
- a CDS encoding S41 family peptidase, whose amino-acid sequence MKNNKIYYPLFLAMAVALGIFIGSMLDYPQKNAALLFNTNPQEAKIKRLINYIQYDYVDKINTDSLLDGTIRNILDKLDPHSVYIPASEHDAIADEMNGEFVGVGIRFFMYNDSLTVTNVVKDGPSDKAGIEAGDRILIADNDTLFGKQLNSSYIIKKLKGEPKTKVKVKVYRKYKDTLLNFTLKRGTIPLESVPSYYMLTDTLGYIKIDKFANTTYDEFKTALNTLQKKNMKRLVLDLRGNPGGYLEIANQIIDEFLEDDKLIVFTKNKGGKIEKSFATSKGDFENGQIYVLIDEVSASASEIVAGALQDNDKGVIVGRRSFGKGLVQQEMELGDGSAVRLTVSRYYTPTGRSIQKPYNTESGESYYNDRLARYHNGELTNGDSIKVVDSLKFVTPKGKSVYGGGGIVPDVFVSIDTTAYFGRFHFRAIQDFVFNYMDNHRETMNKWEITDFKQNFDSDDEILKEYLSGFDDQSKIAAQSMPYIKRYLKALFARNLYGENIFYQVLNQNDEMLKKVKELEMQIDYIKH is encoded by the coding sequence ATGAAAAACAACAAAATATATTATCCTCTGTTTTTAGCTATGGCAGTAGCCTTAGGTATTTTTATTGGCAGTATGTTAGATTATCCTCAAAAAAATGCTGCGTTACTATTTAATACCAATCCTCAAGAAGCAAAAATTAAGCGATTAATAAATTATATTCAATACGATTACGTCGACAAAATAAATACCGATAGTTTATTAGACGGTACCATCAGAAATATCTTGGATAAATTAGATCCGCATTCGGTATATATTCCAGCTAGCGAACATGATGCTATTGCCGATGAAATGAACGGAGAATTTGTAGGTGTGGGCATTCGCTTTTTTATGTATAACGATTCTTTAACCGTTACCAATGTGGTAAAAGACGGGCCAAGTGATAAAGCAGGTATTGAAGCAGGAGATAGAATTTTAATTGCCGATAATGATACTTTGTTTGGAAAACAGTTAAACAGTAGTTATATAATTAAAAAACTTAAAGGCGAACCCAAAACAAAAGTTAAGGTAAAAGTATACAGAAAATATAAAGATACTTTGTTAAATTTTACCTTAAAAAGGGGTACAATTCCGTTAGAGAGTGTACCAAGTTATTATATGCTAACCGATACTTTGGGTTATATAAAAATAGACAAATTTGCCAATACTACTTACGATGAGTTTAAAACTGCTTTAAACACATTGCAGAAAAAAAACATGAAACGTTTGGTTTTGGATTTAAGAGGAAACCCTGGAGGGTATTTAGAAATTGCAAATCAAATTATTGACGAATTTTTGGAAGACGATAAATTGATTGTTTTTACAAAAAACAAAGGTGGTAAAATTGAAAAAAGTTTTGCCACTTCAAAAGGCGATTTCGAGAACGGTCAAATATATGTGCTTATTGATGAGGTTTCGGCTTCTGCCAGTGAAATTGTAGCGGGTGCCCTGCAAGATAATGACAAAGGTGTTATTGTAGGCCGTCGCTCTTTTGGAAAAGGTTTGGTACAACAAGAAATGGAATTGGGCGATGGTTCGGCCGTAAGGTTAACCGTTTCGCGGTATTATACTCCAACCGGTAGATCTATCCAAAAACCCTATAATACAGAAAGTGGAGAAAGTTATTATAATGACAGATTAGCTAGATATCATAATGGAGAACTGACTAATGGCGATAGTATTAAGGTCGTCGATTCCTTAAAGTTTGTTACACCAAAAGGTAAAAGCGTTTACGGTGGTGGCGGTATTGTTCCAGACGTTTTTGTGAGTATAGATACCACTGCTTATTTTGGCAGGTTTCATTTTAGAGCCATTCAAGATTTTGTTTTTAATTATATGGATAATCATCGTGAAACAATGAATAAATGGGAAATTACTGACTTTAAACAAAACTTTGATAGTGATGATGAAATTTTAAAAGAATATCTTTCTGGTTTTGATGACCAAAGTAAAATTGCCGCTCAAAGTATGCCCTACATAAAGCGTTACTTAAAAGCACTTTTTGCAAGAAATTTATATGGTGAGAACATTTTTTATCAAGTATTAAATCAAAATGATGAAATGCTAAAAAAAGTAAAGGAGCTAGAAATGCAGATAGATTATATTAAGCATTAA
- a CDS encoding deoxycytidylate deaminase yields the protein MTPEKQLKYDVAYLKMAKEWAKLSYCKRRQVGALIVKGKMIISDGYNGTPTGFENVCEDDENYTKWYVLHAEANAILKVASSTQSCKGATLYITMSPCKECSKLIHQSGIKRVVYADAYKDDSGLKFLEKAGVELVYIN from the coding sequence ATGACACCCGAAAAACAACTCAAATACGATGTTGCCTATTTAAAAATGGCAAAAGAATGGGCAAAATTATCTTACTGCAAACGCCGTCAAGTGGGTGCGTTAATCGTTAAAGGTAAAATGATAATTTCTGACGGTTATAACGGCACACCAACTGGTTTTGAAAATGTATGTGAAGATGACGAAAATTATACCAAATGGTACGTGCTACACGCCGAGGCCAATGCCATTTTAAAAGTAGCTTCATCAACACAAAGTTGCAAAGGTGCTACACTTTATATAACCATGTCGCCCTGCAAAGAATGTAGCAAACTAATCCATCAATCAGGTATAAAAAGGGTGGTTTATGCCGATGCTTATAAAGATGATTCAGGATTGAAATTTTTGGAAAAAGCGGGTGTAGAATTAGTTTATATTAATTAG
- a CDS encoding FAD-dependent oxidoreductase translates to MKNFDVLIIGGGAAGMSCALILGSAKEKDFVKDKNVGIVTHQKASHLQDALFNNVLGLDAGTTGRHILENGKNQLSALYPHIEQIEKEKVIEVMHLDNGYAVYTNKSVYNAKEIVIAVGYTNTFFIKGLEQFVEPHQKTKPEKNRIQLKNNDHLVDNGIYVAGTLAGWRSQFAIACGSGASVATDILTKWNNGENTKVHDKIK, encoded by the coding sequence ATGAAAAATTTTGATGTTTTAATAATTGGAGGTGGTGCAGCGGGAATGTCTTGTGCATTAATTTTAGGTTCAGCGAAAGAAAAGGATTTTGTTAAGGACAAAAACGTGGGAATAGTAACTCATCAAAAGGCTTCTCATCTGCAAGATGCCTTGTTTAATAATGTGTTGGGGTTAGACGCAGGTACTACTGGTCGTCATATTCTTGAAAATGGGAAAAATCAACTCTCAGCGTTATATCCACATATTGAGCAAATTGAAAAGGAAAAAGTAATTGAGGTTATGCATTTAGACAATGGTTATGCTGTCTATACTAACAAGTCTGTCTACAACGCCAAAGAAATTGTAATTGCCGTTGGCTATACTAATACTTTCTTTATAAAAGGATTAGAACAATTTGTAGAACCTCATCAAAAAACAAAGCCTGAAAAGAACAGGATTCAACTAAAAAACAACGATCATTTGGTTGACAATGGAATTTACGTTGCTGGTACTTTGGCAGGATGGCGAAGTCAATTTGCTATTGCTTGCGGTAGTGGAGCATCCGTAGCTACGGATATTTTAACTAAATGGAATAATGGAGAGAATACCAAAGTGCATGATAAGATAAAGTAA
- a CDS encoding MarC family protein, with product MQLDFREILTATMVLFAVIDIVGSIPIIIDLRQKVGHIQSEKASIVAVILMIAFLFVGEEILKLIGVDVNSFAVAGAFVIFFLALEMVLGIELYKHDAPETASVVPLAFPLIAGAGTMTTILSLRAEFQLISVIIAIVINIVFVYVVLKSSKKIERLLGKGGIDVVRKIFGVILLAIAVKLFAANIQDLFNH from the coding sequence ATGCAGTTAGATTTTAGAGAAATATTGACGGCAACTATGGTCTTATTTGCTGTTATAGATATAGTGGGTAGCATACCTATAATAATAGATTTACGTCAAAAAGTAGGACATATTCAATCAGAAAAAGCATCAATTGTTGCGGTTATACTTATGATTGCTTTTCTGTTTGTTGGAGAAGAAATTTTAAAACTAATAGGAGTTGATGTCAATTCATTTGCTGTGGCGGGTGCATTTGTAATCTTCTTTTTAGCATTAGAAATGGTATTAGGTATAGAGTTGTACAAACATGATGCCCCAGAAACCGCTAGTGTTGTGCCATTGGCATTCCCTTTAATTGCAGGTGCGGGTACTATGACCACCATACTTTCTTTACGTGCTGAATTTCAACTAATTAGTGTTATTATTGCCATTGTAATTAATATTGTTTTTGTATATGTAGTATTAAAGTCATCTAAAAAAATTGAACGTTTATTGGGTAAAGGAGGGATAGACGTAGTTAGAAAAATATTTGGTGTAATTTTACTGGCCATTGCCGTAAAGTTATTTGCAGCTAATATTCAAGACTTGTTTAATCATTAG
- a CDS encoding DUF3109 family protein, which yields MFQLGKTIVSEEIIENDFVCNLFACKGTCCVDGEAGAPLEEEELKTLMDIYPKVKSYLTKEGIDAIENQGLFITVDGEYETPLIPSDDSCAFINYDDKGIAQCGIEEAYNQGEIDFKKPISCHLYPVRVSNYSEFAAVNYHKWEICDDACTLGKELQVPVYKFVKQALIRKFGEDWYMELEKVALKIKK from the coding sequence ATGTTTCAATTAGGTAAAACCATCGTTTCTGAAGAAATTATTGAAAACGACTTTGTTTGTAATCTTTTTGCTTGTAAAGGAACATGTTGTGTGGATGGTGAAGCCGGGGCACCACTTGAGGAAGAAGAGTTAAAAACATTGATGGATATTTATCCAAAAGTAAAATCTTATTTAACGAAAGAAGGTATTGATGCCATTGAAAATCAGGGGTTATTTATTACTGTTGACGGAGAATATGAAACGCCATTAATACCCAGTGACGACAGTTGTGCTTTTATCAATTATGACGACAAAGGCATTGCTCAATGCGGCATCGAAGAGGCCTATAACCAAGGAGAAATTGATTTTAAAAAGCCTATTTCTTGTCATTTGTACCCTGTTAGAGTAAGTAATTATTCAGAATTTGCAGCAGTTAATTACCATAAATGGGAAATTTGTGATGATGCTTGCACACTAGGCAAGGAGCTACAAGTTCCGGTGTACAAATTTGTAAAACAAGCATTGATTAGAAAGTTTGGAGAAGATTGGTATATGGAGTTGGAGAAAGTTGCACTAAAAATAAAAAAGTAG
- a CDS encoding outer membrane beta-barrel protein, with protein sequence MKIIKKLVFAIVLIASASSINAQFAIGGGLGYNDKINAPGLVVKAEFEIMENIAISPSVSYFSGSEARLVDNTYKNNLFAVDVNGHYKIEVMMDELDVYPLAGLNYSSYKNGGFRFGDDGIRQNEGNALGLNLGGGGRWSFSDNLSAFAEVKYTISDFSQVVIAAGVLFEL encoded by the coding sequence ATGAAAATTATTAAAAAATTAGTGTTTGCAATTGTTTTAATTGCTAGTGCATCTTCAATTAATGCTCAATTCGCTATTGGTGGAGGTTTAGGTTATAATGATAAAATTAATGCTCCAGGTCTAGTTGTTAAAGCTGAATTTGAAATTATGGAAAATATTGCCATTTCACCGAGTGTATCCTATTTTTCAGGATCAGAAGCTAGGTTAGTAGATAATACTTACAAAAATAACTTATTTGCGGTGGATGTTAACGGACATTATAAAATTGAAGTGATGATGGATGAATTGGATGTTTACCCTCTAGCAGGCTTAAATTATTCTAGTTATAAGAATGGAGGATTTAGATTTGGAGATGATGGAATAAGACAAAATGAAGGAAATGCCTTAGGGCTGAATCTTGGTGGCGGAGGTAGATGGTCTTTTTCTGATAATTTAAGTGCTTTTGCCGAAGTAAAATATACGATTAGTGATTTTAGCCAAGTTGTAATTGCTGCTGGAGTCTTATTTGAGTTGTAA
- a CDS encoding Na/Pi cotransporter family protein, with protein MIRKAFFFVLLVVLGIILYFSPNFKTIAAGVAILLFGMIMLEEGFKVFTKGPLQNILKKATDRLYKSISLGALVTAFIQSSSLVSVITISFISAGLISLAGGIGLIFGANIGTTATAWLVAGFGLKIKISALAMPMLVFGIIFSLQKKISLKGIGNVLAGLGFFFLGIHYMKEGFDVFKEYIDLTQYAVSGVLGVIIYTGLGIVITTILQSSSATLALILTALAAGQIEYENALALAIGANIGTTITAVLGSLSSNIAGKRLAGAHLIFNVVTGIVALALIFPLANLVDYLSEAFGISATDYTLKLALFHTIFNILGVLLMIPFIKRLERFLLRFFKEKTDKDIDEPKYLNEAVLEFPGSAISALINESKYLYKNAIFEIVAHGLNIHRGDIKSNEKPKDIVKKTVEVMEVDVEELYYKKVKSIYGEIIRYASTAQNNLKLNQRQTEKINEIKIANRKMVEIIKDVRELNKNINFSANIDNKHLQDEYDYFRKKIIKVLRVIYLFRKADNPEEYAEKLTRLKKDAKENNRKSHKSIDKLIRKNLITPEMASSLFNDYSNVNDTIKKLIEVAELLYGGKDSLLENGDT; from the coding sequence ATGATTAGAAAAGCATTCTTTTTTGTTCTATTAGTTGTTTTGGGTATTATTTTATACTTCAGTCCAAACTTTAAAACTATAGCAGCTGGTGTTGCCATATTGCTTTTTGGCATGATAATGCTTGAGGAAGGCTTCAAAGTATTTACCAAGGGGCCATTACAAAATATCTTAAAAAAAGCTACCGATAGGCTTTATAAAAGTATAAGCCTAGGAGCATTAGTAACAGCATTTATTCAATCAAGCTCTTTAGTTTCAGTAATTACCATTTCATTCATTAGTGCTGGGCTAATTAGTTTAGCAGGAGGCATAGGGTTAATTTTTGGAGCCAATATTGGAACTACAGCTACAGCTTGGCTAGTGGCTGGTTTTGGTCTAAAAATTAAAATATCTGCATTAGCTATGCCTATGTTGGTTTTTGGAATTATATTTTCTCTCCAAAAAAAGATTTCATTAAAAGGTATAGGAAACGTATTAGCAGGATTAGGGTTTTTCTTTCTTGGTATTCACTATATGAAAGAAGGGTTTGATGTATTTAAGGAGTATATAGATTTAACTCAATATGCCGTTTCTGGGGTTTTAGGAGTTATTATTTATACCGGATTGGGCATTGTTATTACTACCATATTACAATCTAGCAGTGCAACATTGGCATTAATTTTAACAGCGTTGGCTGCTGGACAAATTGAATATGAAAATGCTTTAGCATTGGCTATAGGAGCCAATATAGGAACTACCATTACTGCAGTTTTAGGCTCTTTAAGTTCAAATATTGCTGGTAAAAGACTAGCAGGAGCCCACTTAATTTTTAATGTAGTTACTGGCATTGTAGCTTTAGCATTGATTTTCCCTTTGGCCAATTTGGTAGATTATTTATCTGAAGCTTTTGGTATCTCAGCGACTGATTACACTTTAAAATTAGCTCTATTTCATACTATATTTAATATTTTAGGAGTCCTTTTAATGATTCCTTTTATTAAAAGATTAGAACGATTTTTATTACGGTTTTTTAAAGAAAAAACAGATAAAGATATTGACGAACCTAAATACTTAAATGAAGCCGTTTTAGAGTTTCCTGGCTCAGCTATATCTGCTTTAATTAATGAATCTAAGTATTTATATAAAAATGCCATTTTTGAAATTGTTGCACATGGTTTGAATATACACAGAGGGGATATTAAATCAAACGAAAAGCCTAAAGATATCGTTAAAAAGACTGTAGAAGTTATGGAGGTTGATGTAGAAGAATTATACTATAAAAAAGTAAAATCTATTTATGGTGAAATAATTAGATATGCTTCAACTGCACAAAACAACTTAAAACTAAACCAAAGACAAACTGAAAAAATAAATGAGATTAAAATTGCCAATCGTAAAATGGTCGAAATCATTAAAGATGTGCGGGAATTAAATAAAAATATAAATTTTTCTGCCAATATTGATAATAAGCATTTACAAGATGAATATGACTATTTCAGAAAAAAAATAATAAAAGTATTACGAGTTATTTATTTGTTTAGAAAGGCGGATAATCCTGAAGAATATGCTGAAAAATTAACTCGATTAAAGAAGGATGCCAAAGAAAATAATAGAAAAAGTCATAAATCTATTGACAAGTTAATTAGAAAGAATTTGATTACTCCTGAAATGGCATCTTCATTATTTAATGATTATAGCAACGTAAATGATACTATAAAGAAACTGATTGAAGTAGCAGAGCTTCTTTATGGTGGTAAGGATTCGTTGTTAGAAAATGGTGATACTTGA
- a CDS encoding ribonucleotide-diphosphate reductase subunit beta, whose product MSQVEPILQPNDNRFVIFPIQHPDLWEWYKLQQASIWTAEEIDLEKDVTDWNNKLTDDEKYFIKHVLAFFAASDGIVNENLAENFVSEVQYTEAKFFYGFQIMMENIHSEVYSLLIDTYVKDEKEKDQLFRAIEVFPAIRDKAQWALKWIDSPSFAERLIAFAAVEGIFFSGSFCSIFWLKKRGLLPGLTFSNELISRDEGMHCDFAVHLHNNHMVNKVPKARITEILCDALDIERSFITESLPVSLIGMNAKLMTEYLEFVTDRLLVEFGCEKVYNSANPFDFMEMISLEGKTNFFEKKVSEYQKAGVKSGGTGSISFDADF is encoded by the coding sequence ATGTCGCAAGTAGAGCCAATTTTACAGCCCAATGATAACAGATTCGTAATTTTCCCTATCCAACATCCAGATTTATGGGAATGGTATAAATTACAACAAGCTAGTATTTGGACCGCTGAAGAAATTGATTTAGAAAAAGATGTTACGGATTGGAATAACAAATTAACTGACGACGAAAAATACTTTATAAAACACGTACTAGCATTTTTCGCAGCTTCTGACGGCATTGTTAATGAAAATTTAGCAGAGAATTTTGTGTCAGAAGTACAATATACTGAGGCGAAGTTCTTTTACGGGTTTCAGATTATGATGGAAAACATTCACTCTGAAGTATATTCTTTACTCATAGATACTTATGTAAAGGACGAAAAGGAAAAAGACCAGCTATTTAGAGCCATTGAGGTTTTTCCTGCTATTAGAGACAAAGCACAATGGGCATTAAAATGGATTGATAGCCCTAGTTTTGCAGAACGTCTGATTGCTTTTGCTGCCGTTGAAGGTATTTTCTTTTCTGGAAGTTTCTGCTCTATATTTTGGCTAAAGAAAAGAGGCCTTTTACCTGGACTTACATTCTCAAATGAGTTAATTTCTAGAGACGAAGGCATGCACTGCGATTTTGCCGTGCACCTACATAACAATCACATGGTAAATAAGGTGCCGAAGGCTCGAATTACAGAAATACTTTGTGATGCCCTTGATATAGAAAGAAGTTTTATAACAGAATCGCTTCCTGTCAGTCTTATTGGCATGAATGCCAAATTAATGACTGAATACTTAGAGTTTGTAACTGACAGGCTTTTAGTAGAATTTGGCTGCGAAAAAGTATATAATTCAGCCAACCCTTTCGACTTTATGGAAATGATTTCTTTAGAAGGTAAAACTAATTTCTTTGAGAAAAAAGTTTCTGAATACCAAAAAGCTGGTGTAAAATCTGGTGGGACAGGTAGCATTAGTTTTGATGCTGATTTTTAA